DNA from Tachypleus tridentatus isolate NWPU-2018 chromosome 8, ASM421037v1, whole genome shotgun sequence:
tctgcgctagtcgtcttgctgtgtaagattagagagaaagcagcgagtcatcaccacccaccgccaactcttagactactcttttaccaacgaatagtgggattgatcatcacattataacgtcctcactgctcgaagtgcgagcatgtttggtgcgacgggaattcaaacctgcgatcctcagattacgagtcgaatgtcttaacccacctggccatttcgggcTTAACCTCAGTTTGAAACAAATACGGTTATACATCAATATGCTATCCAAAATATGTTAGGAGCAAATGTGTCTAAAAAATAGCTTGATGGTTTGTTTAGGTCAGCGATAAGAAACTTTATACAGTAGTTAACGATAAAGAAAGTTTTATAAGTACTGTATACACTGTAGAAagaatttgaaaatgatttacttGCTCACCTTAATTCAGTCAATGTTAATGATAGCAATTTTCTTGGAAGTTTGAAccagaaaaaaactaaattagGTTTCAAACTCTTTTGGAGGCCGCCATTTTTCCATGTCTCCATCAATTAAAGATgcatgaaattattataaaaaataaaaaggtaattattaatatatttgagcctcttacttaatatattaaatagttaagaaagattacactatgtaacaaaagttttacattctcgtgttcctgggcagaaagtgttatttcccaattgctcatacctaaagtaaatggaaaatacctatttctctcttcaaactttgcttttgtgacctgggtaatgaaattttcaaatttacccattttccagaacattccaggtagactcagtgttgagtagctgatagagaattttctcgaacttacaagaattttcaagtgCCAGTCGCAAGTCAGAAGAAGCtacttcactcgtcaagatgggctctgcttctgccacaatgtatccggtctgtgcgaggaaATTGGAATTGTCTGTAACCCGAATGAGTGGCGCCTcgattgatagctcatccagaagcctcaaagctgtgctgctccatgaCGGGAATAAGTATCCAACTCTTCCCCTAGCTTATTCGGtgtacctcaaagaggaatagaacagcatcaagaccttgctagaagccttgaaatatgatgagtatggcttgCAGGTAATCAGAGACtttaaaatggtggcattcctgatgggtctccaagaaggctttacctagttttcctgttatctttgcctttgggacatcCCAGCGCATTACAActggaagcactggccacaacggaccgaattctctgtggggaagcacaatgtcaagtgtgagccactagtgggcCTCCGGAAGGTGTTGTtccacataaaattgggtctcatgaaacaatttgtcacagctcttgataaggaatctgcaACCTTCAGTTACCATCGAGACTTTTTCTCGAAGCTGTCTGAgtcaaaggtcaaagctggtgtcttcgttggacaacaaataaagaagatcctggaatgCACAGAGTTCCTCAAGAAGTTTAGTAGGTAGGGGGAAAAGcctggggcagctttgtcgcagtggttcgagtcttcttgggcaatcacaaggtcgAGAATTGTGTGGAACTGAttgaggctctggtaaagaactgcagcaaaatgggctgcatgATGTtactgaaagtccatattcttgacgctcatCTCGATAAATTCAAGGAAAGCATGGGAGaatactcagagaagcaaggcgagcgctttcaccaagatatactggtctttgaacgctgctaccaaagAGCGTATTAGGAagacatgatgggagactatatttaatAACTGATTCGTGAAAGCGATTTAAATTACaatcacaaatctcaaaaaactactcacttataaacatttttgttcatttttgtataactttagtataaatacatgtaagtcttgattcatgtgttgttttattcagaccttatgtagatgaaaatgtgcaaattcgccactttttacttagaaaataagtaaatttctaaatttaattatccagggcgcaaaagcaaagtttgaagagaataatgaccattttctgtacttttacaacataagcaattacgaaataacatatactatacaggaacaaaatttgtattacatagtgtaattattttcgaatatttgtttttgtttgtttgttaacttgGATATCTTTGTTCTGCCTACCAGGAGTTTCGAAATCCaagtttagcattataagccattAAACGTTCTGCCGAGACGCCAGGTAAGAGTACTTGATTTTGTATATGTAAAGAATCAAGTTGTAGATTCACTTCAATACATTTAGAGCATATAACCCACCAATATTATTCAAATGTAAAGTAACGAATTTATATGCACATTATTggggttttattattattgaattttatcTTAGAACATTTAGACGTAAtcattatattttgatataaaagaaAAGGACAAAACATGCTGTATGTAATCAGATTTGGAATTTTATTTGGAATGTTGTATCGTTCCCTGTGGGGAGAATACAATCATATTTGGCTTCGCTTTCTTTCTTTTGGACTTGTACTTCGTTTGTCGCCAGAAGAACACGAACGGCTTTTGCTTCTCTTTATACCTTttggatttttatttcttttccaacCAGAAGAACACGATCGGCCTTGGCTTCTCTTTCTACCTTTTGGACTTTTACCTCGTTTCCCACCAGACGAACACGAACGGCTTTTGCTTCGCTTTCTTCCTTTTGGACTTTTACTTCGTTTCCCGCCAGAAGAATATGAACGGCTTTGGCTTCTCTTTCTACCTTTTGGACTTTTACTTTGTTTCCTACCAGGAGAACACAAATGGTTTTGGCTTCGCTTTCTTTCTTTCGGACTTTTACTTCGTTTCCTACCAGGAGAACACGAACGACTTTGACTTCGCTTTCTTCCTTTCGGACTTTTACTTCGTTTCCCGCCAGAAGAACACGAACTGCTTTGGCTTCTCTTTCTACCTTTTggacttttattttgtttcctacCAGGAGAACACGAACGACTTTGACTTCGCTTTCTTCCTTTCGGACTTTTACTTCGTTTCCCGCCAGAAGAACACGAACtgctttgtcttctctttctacCTTTTGGACTTTACTTTGTTTCCTACCAGGAGAACACGAACGACTTTGACTTCGCTTTCTTCCTTTCGGACTTTACTTGTTTCCCGCCAGAAGAACACGAACTGCTTTGGCTTCTCTTTCTACCTTTTGGACTTTTACTTTGTTTCCTACCAGGAGAACACGAACGTCTTTGACTTCGCTTTCTTCCTTTCGGACTTTTACTTCGTTTCCCGCCAGAAGAACACGAACTGCTTTGGCTTCTCTTTCTACCTTTTGGACTTTTACTTTGTTTCCTACCAGGAGAACACGAACGTCTTTGACTTCGCTTTCTTCCTTTCGGACTTTACTTCGTTTCCCAGAAGAACACGAACTGCTTTGGCTTCTCTTTCTACCTTTTGGACTTTTACTTTGTTTCCTACCAGGAGAACACGAACGTCTTTGACTTCGCTTTCTTCCTTTCGGACTTTTACTTCGTTTCCCGCCAGAAGAACACGAACTGCTTTGGCTTCTCTTTCTACCTTTTGGACTTTTACTTTGTTTCCTACCAGGAGAACACGAACGTCTTTGACTTCGCTTTCTTCCTTTCGGACTTTTACTTCGTTTCCCGCCAGAAGAACACGAACTGCTTTGGCTTCTCTTTCTACCTTTTGACTTTACTTTGTTTCCTACCAGGAGAACACGAACGTCTTTGACTTCGCTTTCTTCCTTTCGGACTTTTACTTCGTTTCCCGCCAGAAGAACACGAACTGCTTTGGCTTCTCTTTCTACCTTTTGGACTTTTACTTTGTTTCCTACCAGGAGAACACGAACGTCTTTGACTTCGCTTTCTTCCTTTCGGACTTTTACTTCGTTTCCCACCAGACGAACACGAACGGCTTTTGGTTCTCTTTCTACCTTTTGGATTTCTGTTTCTTTTCCCACCAAAAAAATACGATCGGCTTTGGCTTCTCTTTCTACCTTTTGGACTTTTACTTCGTTTCCCACAAGAAAAACATGATGAACTTTCGcttcttccatttttattttcagtttttttcgtACAAGAAGAACTAGATCGGCTTTTTCTTAGTCTCTTTTTTGAATagcaacatttattttgtattttgcattCATTACAGCT
Protein-coding regions in this window:
- the LOC143223984 gene encoding uncharacterized protein LOC143223984 translates to MEEAKVHHVFLVGNEVKVQKVEREAKADRIFLVGKETEIQKVEREPKAVRVRLVGNEVKVRKEESEVKDVRVLLVGNKVKVQKVEREAKAVRVLLAGNEVKVRKEESEVKDVRVLLVGNKVKSKGRKRSQSSSCSSGGKRSKSPKGRKRSQRRSCSPGRKQSKSPKGRKRSQSSSCSSGGKRSKSPKGRKRSQRRSCSPGRKQSKSPKGRKRSQSSSCSSGKRSKVRKEESEVKDVRVLLVGNKVKVQKVEREAKAVRVLLAGNEVKVRKEESEVKDVRVLLVGNKVKVQKVEREAKAVRVLLAGNNPKGRKRRQSSSCSSGGKRSKSPKGRKRSQSRSCSPGRKQNKSPKGRKRSQSSSCSSGGKRSKSPKGRKRSQSRSCSPGRKRSKSPKERKRSQNHLCSPGRKQSKSPKGRKRSQSRSYSSGGKRSKSPKGRKRSKSRSCSSGGKRGKSPKGRKRSQGRSCSSGWKRNKNPKGIKRSKSRSCSSGDKRSTSPKERKRSQI